One segment of Schistocerca nitens isolate TAMUIC-IGC-003100 chromosome 3, iqSchNite1.1, whole genome shotgun sequence DNA contains the following:
- the LOC126249146 gene encoding unconventional myosin-Va-like, protein MFEFHKKDVQRIVWHLIFELKPCIAVTLLPELPAYVLFMCIRHTDYTNDDEKLWSLLTATVNTIKKVMKERHDDIDTMVLWLTNTVRLLNNLKQYSRDRKFQTVNTRRQNERCLRNFYLSEYKQVLYNTTVEIYQSLTGHIQEKVRPLVVPAILEHEPKRSLSSIQPLETLLQELNSIHKIMQCHSVDSEIILQIFRQIFYFICAISLNNLLLREDLCHLTKGWQIRRNLSHLEQWWCDTTRKSLPVFSINFLKVTVVCLCHFLQMYLTFAGNVEEMSNPVTVLSLFDELSDAEEDLILSDDSEGEQHNLLLRDHHSTTGQEISKDKEEEF, encoded by the exons ATGTTTGAATTTCACAAGAAGGATGTTCAACGAATTGTTTGGCATCTGATATTTG AGTTGAAGCCATGTATTGCTGTAACACTATTGCCAGAACTGCCTGCCTACGTTCTGTTCATGTGCATTAGGCACACAGACTATACAAATGATGATGAGAAACTATGGTCACTGCTTACAGCAACTGTCAACACCATCAAGAAAGTTATGAAGGAAAGACATGATGATATAGATACAATGGTTTTGTGGCTGACAAATACTGTGAGACTTCTGAATAATTTGAAACAGTATAGTAGAGACAGAAAATTCCAGACTGTAAATACTCGCAGACAGAATGAACGGTGTCTAAGGAATTTTTATCTCTCTGAATACAAACAAGTTCTTTACAATACTACTGTAGAAATCTACCAG AGTCTTACTGGGCACATACAAGAAAAGGTACGTCCATTGGTGGTGCCAGCTATTCTTGAACATGAACCAAAACGGAGCTTGTCAAGTATACAGCCATTGGAGACACTCTTGCAGGAATTAAATTCTATTCATAAAATTATGCAGTGCCATAGTGTTGACTCAGAGATTATTCTCCAGATATTTAGGCAG ATTTTTTACTTCATCTGTGCCATTTCACTGAATAACCTACTGCTTCGAGAGGATTTGTGTCATTTGACTAAAGGGTGGCAGATAAGGCGTAATCTGTCACATCTTGAACAGTGGTGGTGTGACACAACAAGAAAGTCATTGCCCGTCTTCTCAATAAATTTTTTGAAGGTTACAGTTGTTTGTTTATGTCACTTTTTACAAATGTATCTAACTTTTGCA GGGAATGTTGAGGAAATGTCAAATCCAGTAACAGTGTTGTCTTTGTTTGATGAACTCAGTGATGCAGAGGAGGATCTCATCTTGTCTGATGATTCTGAAGGTGAACAACACAATTTACTCCTCAGAGATCACCATTCAACTACTGGGCAAGAGATTTCAAAGGATAAAGAAGAGGAGTTTTAA